In the Podospora bellae-mahoneyi strain CBS 112042 chromosome 4, whole genome shotgun sequence genome, one interval contains:
- a CDS encoding hypothetical protein (antiSMASH:Cluster_4; EggNog:ENOG503PIN4) — MAETFPRFPRLPYELRHMIWEFAIRPAAPGAHIFTISDSTNTISDDSRENEGHVLVCQPRCDQTRGGKADGQLNNPSTYIADSGLWTACRESRNVMERKLLQREDRPILFWGDSSDGPPPVNPECWTNRQIALFPTRDLIILQSQIFTPFRWTVMPGSLDWDKPTYRQSQLPSCAFWSAMKNVTSQAARHIAVEYNPAWDSMSLHWGEVTRFVDLLLGPSHAELDSGPTNVWFIDYRLKRRNRVPTEKQLRTESEREEPRVYYGNGCRYVEVSEEDSGESGDGEWNDAFGADRWHPFNNKPMFSRNGVRGCVKRVKALLYKDEEYVDRVNIGILACESLR; from the coding sequence ATGGCTGAAACATTTCCTCGCTTCCCTCGGCTACCCTATGAGCTTCGGCATATGATCTGGGAATTCGCCATCCGACCGGCCGCACCTGGAGCGCACATTTTCACCATCTCCGACAGCACAAACACAATCTCGGATGATTCTCGAGAAAATGAAGGTCATGTTTTAGTCTGCCAGCCGCGTTGCGATCAGACTCGGGGTGGAAAAGCCGACGGACAACTCAACAACCCGTCCACCTACATTGCCGACAGCGGACTATGGACGGCGTGCAGGGAGTCCAGGAATGTCATGGAACGAAAGTTGCTACAGCGCGAGGATCGTCCGATCTTGTTTTGGGGCGACTCGAGTGATGGGCCGCCGCCTGTTAACCCTGAATGCTGGACGAATCGGCAgatcgccctcttccccacacgagatctcatcatcctccagtCTCAAATTTTCACTCCTTTTCGATGGACGGTGATGCCTGGGTCTCTTGACTGGGACAAGCCCACCTACCGCCAGTCACAGCTACCGTCGTGCGCTTTCTGGTCAGCAATGAAGAACGTGACAAGCCAAGCAGCACGACACATTGCCGTGGAGTACAATCCCGCCTGGGACTCCATGTCACTTCACTGGGGAGAAGTCACCCGGTTTGTGGACCTACTCTTAGGCCCGTCACACGCCGAACTGGATTCCGGGCCGACAAATGTGTGGTTCATCGACTACCGCCTCAAGAGAAGAAACCGCGTTCCGACCGAGAAACAACTTCGAACCGAGAGTGAAAGGGAGGAGCCGAGAGTGTATTATGGGAATGGCTGTCGCTACGTGGAGGTGTCTGAGGAGGATTCAGGGGAatctggagatggagagtgGAATGACGCCTTTGGGGCAGACCGCTGGCACCCTTTTAACAACAAGCCCATGTTCTCTAGGAATGGAGTGCGTGGCTGCGTCAAAAGAGTAAAGGCGTTGCTTTACAAGGATGAGGAGTATGTTGACCGAGTCAACATTGGTATTTTGGCTTGTGAATCCTTGCGATGA